A genome region from Carassius gibelio isolate Cgi1373 ecotype wild population from Czech Republic chromosome A23, carGib1.2-hapl.c, whole genome shotgun sequence includes the following:
- the LOC127944500 gene encoding DNA primase small subunit, producing the protein MPTSDYDPACLPDLLPLYYRRLFPFSQYYRWLSYGGVSKNYFQNREFSFTLKDDIYVRYQSFTTQNELEKEMQKMVPYKIDIGAVYSHRPSQHNAVKSGTFQALEKELVFDIDMTDYDDVRGCCSAADICSKCWTLMTIAIRILDRALREDFGFHHLLWVYSGRRGVHCWVCDDAARKLSVAARSAVAEYLSLVKGGEEAVRKVVLSDPIHPFINHSLSVVERYFGQYAIVDQDILGSKESVDKVLALLPDDIKKDLTIYYQEEKKPMKRWERLCTLVEHKKSSVKKGGQYFDKEIMLQYCYPRLDVNVSKGVNHLLKSPFSIHPKTGRISVPIDLKELNTFDPFEVPTISLICEELERPRADEAEDDDVKDKENEQEAGERRRIRDYKRTSLAKYVKVLDRFLEAMARSRKGEMLKKSDLQKDF; encoded by the exons ATGCCAACTTCAGATTATGATCCAGCTTGTTTGCCGGACTTGTTGCCGCTTTATTACCGCAGACTGTTCCCGTTCTCGCAGTACTATCGCTGGTTGAGTTATGGCGGAG TGTCTAAAAACTACTTCCAGAACCGTGAGTTTTCCTTCACTCTAAAAGATGACATTTATGTGAGATATCAGTCCTTCACCACTCAGAATGAGCTGGAGAAAGAGATGCAGAAGATGGTTCCCTACAAGATCGATATTGGAGCAGTCTACAGCCACAGG cccagtcaacaCAACGCAGTGAAGTCTGGGACCTTCCAGGCGCTGGAGAAGGAGCTGGTGTTTGACATTGACATGACAGACTATGATGATGTCAGAGGTTGCTGCAG tGCTGCTGATATCTGCTCAAAGTGTTGGACTCTAATGACCATCGCCATCCGTATTCTGGACCGGGCACTTAGGG AGGACTTTGGCTTCCATCATCTTCTGTGGGTATACTCGGGCCGGAGAGGTGTGCATTGCTGGGTTTGTGATGACGCTGCTAGGAAGCTCTCAGTGGCGGCACGGTCTGCCGTGGCAGAGTATCTCAGTTTAGTCAAG GGTGGTGAGGAGGCTGTGAGAAAAGTTGTGCTGTCAGATCCAATCCATCCTTTCATCAA TCATTCTCTGTCTGTGGTGGAGCGCTATTTCGGTCAATATGCCATTGTGGACCAGGACATATTGGGCAGTAAGGAGAGTGTAGACAAAGTGCTCGCTCTGCTGCCGGATG ATATCAAAAAGGACCTGACAATCTATTATCAGGAGGAAAAGAAGCCAATGAAGCGATGGGAAAGACTCTGCACTCTGGTGGAACATAAAAAG TCGAGTGTTAAAAAGGGTGGCCAGTACTTCGATAAGGAGATCATGCTGCAGTACTGTTACCCACGCCTGGATGTCAACGTCAGTAAAGGTGTCAATCACTTACTGAAGAGTCCCTTCAGCATACACCCTAAGACAG GTCGAATCTCTGTGCCAATAGATCTGAAAGAACTGAACACGTTTGATCCTTTCGAGGTGCCTACGATCAG TCTGATCTGTGAGGAGCTGGAGAGACCCAGAGCAGATGAAGCAGAGGACGATGATGTGAAGGACAAGGAGAATGAACAAGAAGCTGGAGAACGACGCAGAATCAGAG ACTATAAGCGGACCAGCCTGGCCAAGTATGTGAAGGTGCTTGATCGGTTTTTGGAGGCAATGGCTCGATCTCGGAAAGGAGAGATGCTGAAGAAGAGTG ATCTTCAGAAGGACTTCTAA